The Cygnus olor isolate bCygOlo1 chromosome 2, bCygOlo1.pri.v2, whole genome shotgun sequence genome contains the following window.
gccccgtTGTGCCCGGCCGAGCCAtggaggcggcggcggaggaaGGGGGGACCGCGATGGAGACAGAGGAGACGGAGCGGAGGAAGGCGCTGTGCGCCCAGTTCGCCGCCATCACGGGCTGCAGCGCGGCGGTGGCGTGCGGCGCCCTGGACGGCCACGACTGGCACCTGGAGGTACcggggggacgggacgggatgggatgggacgggacggggggagccgcggcctcttccctcagctctgcccctgTGCTTCAGAGGGCGCTGAACGCCTACTTCGAGCCGCCGCTGGAGGACAAGGAcgagggaggcagggagccgCCGCCACGGATGGACCCGGGGGGCTGGTGAGTGCCCGACCCCCGGCTGCCCGACCCCGAGGTGCCCAGCTCGTCTTGTGGTGCCCGCGTtatatttccataaataaaatCGCCCCCTGCACGCACATTTTGCAGGGTGTCCCTGCAGAAGTCAGGGTCAAAGCCCCCGTGCCTCGCATAGACCGACTGCCCCGCAGCATACCCATAGGGCTTGCTGAGATGAGGCGTGAGGGAAGGTTTTTTTCTggaggtttatttattttgtatttccacGTTACGTAGAAGAGCCCCTGTGGGCTTTGTGGCTATGAGTAAGCTGTGTTTGGTAACAGcatgcatgttttttcttcGTAGAACTGTGTGTATGAAAAAAGCAAGCCTACCAAACGTTAATGCTGGTCCCTAGGCAGTCCACACCGAGTCAGAACATGTCTGTATCAAAGGGGCagtgcctttttattttcttccctttggctTTGCCCTGCAGCTTCTGCCTTCAGCTGGGGCATGCAGGATGTGACgggagggaggtgatggaggCCTCTGAGGCAAGGGAAGGTTCAGACCTGCTCGTGTTCTGCTACCCAGTGTTGGGCCTTCCCAGTGTGCTTTAAGCAAGCCCTTGCCCAACCATCTTGCCATTGGTATTGGCAGCTTAAAGGCTGACTTACAGAAGTGTTCTAGGGCGATGATTGCAAAACTTTCAGGTCTGGTCTTGGGAGAATCCTGGAGGTGGAGTTGTGGTACGCTATAAGGCAAAAGGGGGCTTGCGGCGGTGCCTGTCACCTACAGACAGGTGCCTGGCGTGTTGGCTTTCAGGAGGTGAGGCATGTAGGAGTGAAGAAGtggtattttttaattgctagaGAGGAGCTGTAGCATCTGATCTGTCTGCACTGCCTCTAGCACGacctctgcactgctgctcGTAAGCACTGATAACCCAGCTGATAAAGAACAGTTATGTATTCAATACTGGAATACTATCATTGGTGTCAGTACTAggcaatttcattttctctaggattcctgtttttcatttttctaacagaaaatgcctcctcccaccccatACTTAATACACCAGTGGGTATTAAGTGGATAAGGAATTGCTTCACTTGCTTTTCCCACACCTCTTGGTGTCCATGCAGACTTTTGTAGTTCATCTCGTAGTTATTCAGGTTACCGTATGAATATGAAATGTGACcatgaaaattttgaaagataACTTATCTAAATAGCCCTTATCTCCCTCTCCTTTGtatgctttcctttttgtgttcCATTTATATCACATGTGTGGCAGTGGAGTCTTAGATTGTTTGTTCAGCAcgaaataaaaaaacaatgctACTTTCTAGGGAATAGATACGTTTTGTTTCAAGGCCTTATTTCCATGTAAGTGTAtaaattctgtgtttaaaaacaaaactccagTATCCCAACTTTGCCAAAATAGTCTTAGCTATACTATtgaacatgttttgttttagattcTCCTTTACTGAAGGAACTCACATCGGGCCACGCTTCGGAGGAGTTGGGTTCCCTTTAGTGACGTGGTCCCCAAACAGTGACTAGATTAGGCACTCATACTGTGACAGTGCTATTCAGTTTTTATCAAGTCAACAGGGTACATAGGGCCCCGTGTTTTTGAGGTGGGATTTGGGGGTGAATATTCCCAAAGAAAATGATTATCAGTTTGTCAGAGTGAGTTTGCACATGTATGCCCAAGGGGGGCTCAAAAATTTCAACTGGTTATGAAGATGGGCGCATAAAAGCAAGTCATGGCAgcagttctttgtttttaatgtaatggaGAGTGTTTACAAAACTAATATATACAGACTGCCTCTGGTAGGGCAAAAGAGTTGAATTGCTCAAGTGCATTGGATTACATTGGTTGCCATCAGATTAACTTAAATCAGAAtggtaaatgttattttatgtatatgaggaggaggaggaagatacCCTTACTTCTCCTATATACTAAGGCTCTACGTGATTGAGGTCTGTATGTTTTAGTTACTGCGCTTCTTCTAAATTGCAATAAGAGTTCAATGTATGTTAACTTATTTGTTGGGAATGTTTTAGATAGCCACCTGTAAGTTGTAATGGATGTAAAACATTGTACTTTCAAAGATATGAGAGGTAGTTGCAGGAAGTTATCCATGTTGACAAACACATGACTATCTTTTTAGTATTGACCTCACAGCAGATGCTACTACTAGTAATGTCAGTGACGCTGGTGCAGACTCAAGGCAACAAGATGATGACAGCAGCTTCTCACTGATAACCTGGAACATTGATGGGCTGGATGACAGAAATCTACAAGAGCGAGCTAGAGGCGTCTGTTCTTACCTGGCATTGTAAGCATAGCTTCATCTTTGTAGTGTCATGTACtcagttttaaagcagaaagtgaGCTTCTCATTTTAGATGCTTAATTTGGGCACGAAGAGTTTTTGTATCTAAAAATGTCTTAAGTAATGCAGTACCCTTACAAATCCTAAATAGCTGAATAAAAGTTGATAATACTAGTTGGAAGAGGTCTGAACCTGCACAGCGTTTCAAGGGTTACAAGTAGTGTGAGAactactttaaaaatctttttgtaatGAACAATATTGTTTACATCAAGATGCATTCCTACATCAAGAGCATACTTCATACTTCCTGCCCATACACAAAAAGAGGATGAAACTGCAAGAAACTTGTTCGTTTCATTCCAGTAATAGGAGTAACTTAATTCTAGAGCAAACTGTTTGAAAGGTCAgtaaggttttttgtttgttttgttatttgaaaaatgtctctCTTGCCATTACTGTTATTTGTCTATAAAAAATAGCAATGTGCAAATTGAGATAAAAGCAGTAGAATCTGTGATCACCTGTTATACTCGCACTGTTGGAAGCTTCacattaatgtatttattagcAATTTAATAATTACATAAAGTGGTGTATCTTCATACAGTAATTTATCAATGTTAATTAAactgatttaaacaaaatttattcttctaaaaccagcagaaaaccCTTAACTAAATCAAAtttcacttgatttttattaatctgaggtgactttatttttcttctgtaaataagGCCTTAGGTTTGTCCTTCACCTGCTTAGAGCAGCAGCGTAGCAAAAATTTAGAGGGATAGCTGTAAAGTTGCAACTAAATGGGCACTTTCAGGACTGCTACCCCACATGAACTGTTCCTGATGGAACAGCTCTAAGGAATAAAGGAGCTTGGCATTGATGAAATTGGATGAAATGAATGGCAGGTTAGCTGAGGAGTATTTGTTATAAGGGCGTGAGGTGGGGATTAGAATTTCCTGGAAATCTTAGATGTTGCAGAACATGTtccaaagctgcttttcagctgtttaaattaaattccttGCATATGTGGTATTTGAAACCTGTGCAAACGTTTGCAAGATCAAGATTTAAGTCATGCATTTTATTACCATTCCAGTACTGTACCCATAATTATTAGTTTCATGCCTTCAACATTGGTGGTATGTCTCTGTGCTACTAAATACGGTGGATAAggttttttcatcttttttttttttttttaaacaaggtcTCAAAATATGtaggaagatgaggaaaaaatgcgCCTGAAATCCCTGACCCTGTTCTGTTTGACATCAGAGTGTAACAATATTACCTTTCAgtagttaatttaaaaatttgtctTGCTGATTTCAGATACAGTCCAGATGTCGTGTTTTTACAGGAGGTCATCTTACCGTATCTTTGTATTCTACAGAGTAGAGTAGCCAGTTACACTGTTATTCCAGGTAAGAAGTAAGCCTCaatttctgaagacagaaactAGACAAAGTAAGCACCATTTGTAGCAGCTGAAAAGAGGAAGTTGAAGAAGGAAGGACTTAAAATACTTCCTGTGTTTTGGTACCAGCATGTAGTTTGATGCAAATTATTCCTATGAAAAGCTCGCTTGACTGGttgtttcctttgtattttttctgcattttgaaggACTGATGGCAAGATTAGCGAAAGGAAGTGCTATAGATAAGTAGTTTGCTACacatttggattaaaaaatcCGAAAAATTCACACCCACATTAAGAAACTTTTAATTAATGATTTTGTATATCTTACAAATTATTCTCCCAGATCATAGTAAAAAGATCTATTTGAGATCTTTAACTTCATGCTACGTCAGAAGATAActgaccttttctttccctgttcctctttaGGTAATATAGATGGCTATTTCACTGTCATTCTGTTGAAGAAATCAAGAGTGAAATTACTAAATCAAGAGATAATACGTTTTCCAACAACGTCCATGATGAGGAACCTTTTGGTTGTGCATGTGAGTCAGTCATTACGTCTTGCGGCTGCATGTCTgtcttcaaagcaaaaaaaatcacaggaaaggCTGGACTGGCCTTACTCAAACATATGACCTGAGTTGCATTTAATGctaacaaaattaaatcattaaGTTACTGCTCACGCTTCGTTTTCCAGTcttttaacttctgaaaatgaactGGAAGCCTACTATCCTCCTATAAGTCATTTTTCTCCAATTTGAAATTAGTATTAACCAGCACTCTGTCATTCAGTAATTTACTTTGTGATTACTTTTTGTCTTTGAACTTCGTATCCTGGTGTGGAAAGTAACATTGCTCTTTTGTTTCATGCACAGGTGAGCATATCTGGTAATGAACTTTGCCTTATGACTTCTCATCTGGAGAGCACTAAAGATCATTCCAAGGAGCGTGTGAAGCAACTGCAAATAGTgttaaacaaaatgcagaaggaGTCTGAGTCCACCACTGTTATATTTGGAGGGGATACAAACCTCAGAGACAGCGAGGTAATTAGAGATAAGCAACCTGGTTATTCTGAGGTGTTTTGGCAATATCTTCTCAGacttttctgttgtctttatGAGCAATGAATTGCACAGCAGAGATCTGCAGATTCTTCTTAGTCATGCTTTTTTGCTTAGTCATGTTTTAAGAGTAAGAAGCTGAGGCATTGCTATGCTTAGGCTTTTGTTACAGCTGTAGCACAAAATGCTTAATTCTCAATATGTGTTTCTGAGTAGGCACAGGGATAGTTAATGAAGTTTCAACTTTCAAAGCATATTCTGATTTTGAGATCCtgatctttatttctttgactCTCGGATTCTCAGGGAGTTAATGCTAATAAAATTGTTGAAAGAAGAGGGTGCTCTGGTGAAATAGATTTGGGGATTTGAAAATGCATCCTCCATCATGGAGATATTCAAGATGAGAAGCCGTTTTTGGCTGCTGATCTTAAAAGTGAAAACTGTACATTATTAGTAAAGGTGAGGGTTTCATCCTTCCCTAATAGAGAAATTCTATTGCAGCGAGCTGGAATGACCTTGTTTCGGAGAACATGATGTTGACCCCCATACCTCAAAATTTCAGAAACGAGCACCTGTTTCGTAACATATTTTGGATGTACAAAGTATGACAGAAATTGGTCGCGCTGTAGAGTCTACTGAGAAATACCACAATTTAGAAATGCCtctaatatatttgtttttcacagctgatgttttgcaggaaaaaaaaaaaagatattttgacaACACAGTTCTGTTTTCTCCCCTCAGGTTACTAAGCTAGGTGGCTTACCTAACAACGTCATGGATATGTGGGAGTTTTTGGGTAAACCTCAACACTGCCGCTATACCTGGGACACAAGCTCCAATACTAACCTGGGCATAGCGAGTAATTGCAAGTTGCGCTTTGATCGTGTTTACATTCGGCCTGCAGCAGAAGGAGGAAATATTATTCCACGAAGTATGGACTTGATTGGATTAGAAAAACTAGACTGTGGCACATTCCCTAGTGATCACTGGGGTCTTTTGTGTAACTTTGATGTGATattataagaaagaaaaagga
Protein-coding sequences here:
- the TDP2 gene encoding tyrosyl-DNA phosphodiesterase 2 translates to MEAAAEEGGTAMETEETERRKALCAQFAAITGCSAAVACGALDGHDWHLERALNAYFEPPLEDKDEGGREPPPRMDPGGCIDLTADATTSNVSDAGADSRQQDDDSSFSLITWNIDGLDDRNLQERARGVCSYLALYSPDVVFLQEVILPYLCILQSRVASYTVIPGNIDGYFTVILLKKSRVKLLNQEIIRFPTTSMMRNLLVVHVSISGNELCLMTSHLESTKDHSKERVKQLQIVLNKMQKESESTTVIFGGDTNLRDSEVTKLGGLPNNVMDMWEFLGKPQHCRYTWDTSSNTNLGIASNCKLRFDRVYIRPAAEGGNIIPRSMDLIGLEKLDCGTFPSDHWGLLCNFDVIL